The genomic segment AGCGGGTGATCGGCGTTCCCGGCGACACGCTGCAGATGCGCGACAAGGTGATCTACCGCAACGGCAAGCGGCTGGACGAGTCCTACGCGCGCTATCTGGACGAGGGCGACGACCCCATCCCCGAGTTCGGTTCCGGGATGATGATGGACCCCACGGTGCGCACCGACGCGTACGGCTCGCACAACCACTATCCGCTGCTGGTGCCGTCCGTCGACAAGCGCGCCTACCGCCCCAGCCGCAACAACTGGGGGCCGCTGGTGATTCCGCCCGGCAAGTACTGGCTGATGGGCGACAACCGCGACCGCTCGCTGGATTCGCGCTTCATGGGCCCGGTGCCCCGCGTGGACATTCGCGGAAAGCCGCTGTTCATCTACTTCTCGTACGACAAGATGGATGCGGACGCGGCGTTTCCGCGGCCCATCACCGCCGCGCGCTGGGACCGGTTCTTCGACCGCGTGCGATAGAAGCGTTCCGCCCGTGGCGCGACGGGGTGGGGACGTGCAGGTACGAAAGACGCGGAGGCGCCGGGGAGAAATCCCTGGCGCCTTTTGCGTTCCGCACCTGGACGAGATCCGGTCGACCCCAATGAGCCTGTCGCTTCCCGCAGCCCCCGCGAGCCTCGCGCACCTTCCCGATCCCCCCGGGCCGGAGAAGCGTCCCTCGCTGCGCCATCTGCTGGCGTTTCGCCGCGACCCGCTGGGCGACTTCCAGCGCATGAGCGCCCGCTGGGGCGACGTGGTGATGTTCCACCTGGCCAACCGCCGCGCGTACCTGCTGACGCACCCGGACCTGGTGCGCGATGTCCTGGTCACCCATCACCGCAACTTCATCAAGAGCCTGGCCCTGCAGCGTGCCCGCGTGCTGCTGGGCAACGGCCTGCTGACCAGCGAGGGCGAGTTTCACCTGCGCCAGCGGCGCCTGGCGCAGCCCGCGTTCCACAAGGACAAGATCGCCGCGATGGCCGCCGCCATGGTGCGTCACGCCGAGCGCACGGCCCAGTCGTGGCGGCCGGGGATGGAGTTCGACACCGGGCGCGAGATGACGCGGATGGCGCTAGCCATCGCCGGCGACACGCTGATGGGCGCCGACGTAGGAGCCGAGGCGGAGGAGATCAACCGCTCGCTGACGGACTCGCTGGCTCTCTTCGACCGGCTTCACAACCCATTCGCGCCCCTGCTGGACCGGCTGCCCGTACCCGGCACCCTGCGGATGAAGCGTGCGCGCCGCCAGCTGGACGCCACCATCTACCGCGCCATCGACCTGCGCCGCCGCTCCGGCGAGGACCGCGACGACCTGCTGGGCCTTCTGCTGGCGGCACGCGACGAGGAGGGCGACGGCGGCGGGATGACGGACCTTCAGCTTCGCGACGAGATGCTGACGTTGTTCCTTGCGGGCCACGAGACCACGGCCAACGCGCTGGCGTGGACGTGGCACCTGCTGGCGCAGAACCCCGACGCCGAGTCGCGCCTTCACGACGAGCTGCGCACCGTTCTCGGCGGCCGCGCGCCCGGCGCGGACGACTATCCGGCGCTGCCGTACACGCGGGCGGTGCTGGCGGAATCCATGCGCCTGTATCCACCGGCGTGGACCATCGGGCGGGAGCCGCTGGAGGACTTCGAGGCGGGGGGCTACCGCATCCGCGCGGGGAGCATCGTGCTGGTGAGCCCCTGGGTGGTGCACCGCGACGCGCGGTGGTGGAGCGAGCCCCTGGAGTTTCGCCCCGAGCGCTGGCTGGGCGATGCCGAGGCGTCGCACCCGCGGTACGCGTACTTTCCGTTCGGAGGCGGGCCGCGCAAGTGCATCGGCGAGGGGTTCGCGTGGATGGAAGGCGTGCTCGCCCTGGCCACGCTCGCCCGCCGCTGGCGCCTGCGCCCGGTCCCGGGCGCGGCGCCCACCCCCCAGCCCCGCATCACCCTGCGCGCCATCGGCGTGCAGATGCGCGTGGAGGCGGTGTGAGGAGGGGCCGGCCGGATCTGCACTCTTGGCCGTCAGTGTTGTACAGTTTATATTTCACCCGCTGCTCTGAAGCGCGCGCGTTGGCGAGCCCGTTTTCGTCCGCACGCACTCCCTGAGACTGTCACGACGGAGGTAGACATGATCCGCACGATCGGCCGGCTCTTGGGCGTACTCCGCCCTGCGCGCCGCGTTATTGCGGGGCGCATCAGCCGCAACGACACGGAGCATCTGCGCAGCTCCCGCGCGAACGAAGCGCGGCTGAATGCCGCCATCGCGGAACTGAACGCTGGCCGCGGCACGCTGACGAGCATGTGGGACGTGGGCAGCCGCTTTCGTGAGGCCGGTGCCCGATAGGTGAGATGTGTCATCCCCGGGGGTAGAACCCCGGGTCCTCCTGGCCCGCGGGCCAGGAGCCATTGAACACCGATGAATGAGCCGGCCCCGCGGAATCGATCCGCGGGGCCGGTCTGCGTTCAGAACTCGCCGTCGTCGCCGATGGGGGCGCCCGGCGGGATGGCGGGCGGCGTGATGCGCTGCTCCGGGGTGTACTCGCGCTCCAGGAAGCGCGTGATGTCGGCCGTCAGCAGGGCGCGGTGCGCCTGTTCGGGGCTGCTGGGCGTGTGCTCGAAGCCGTAGCTCGTGCGGATCTGCATCAGCTGCCCGGCGGCGACCGCGCGCACCTGCGGCATGGGCGCCGTGCCCGCGAGGCGCATCAGGTGCTCCACGACCACGCGCTCCACCGCGCGGTCGATCTCCGCCAGGTACGGGTCGGCGTGGCGGCGGCCGAAGGTGCCGCGCACCAGCTGATCCAGCGTCCACTCCAGCCCCGGCATCGCCGGGTTCAGGGCGTTCTGCTGCACCAGCCGCGCGGCGCGCTCGTCGTTCAGCAGCAGCCCCACCGTCAGGTCCGCCGCCGAAGCCGCGGGCGACACCGCGTCGAAGCCCAGCCCCGTCCAGCGGTTGAACAGCTCGCGGTGCGCGCCGTACGTGAACGGGCGCGGGGGGATCAGCTCCAGCAGAGGCCGAGGCATGGCGAGCTCCGCCGGGTCCAGCGTCAGCATCAGGGCCTCGAGCGCGGCGCGCTGCACGCTGGCGGGAACGGGCGTCAGCGGGTCCTGCCGGTCGCCGCGCAGCGCGTACGTGTACGACATCCCGCCCAGCACCTTCACCGCCGCCTCCGCCTGGTAGCGGTGGTGAAGGTACAGCGGCACCAGCGCCTCCTCGATCGTCGCCAAGGGCCGTCCCGCGCGGATGGCCCGCTCTCCGAAGCGCTCCAGCGCGGCGCGCCGCACCGCCATCGTGCGCCGAAGCTCGGCGGCGGCGTCAGCACCGTTGTCCCACAGGTGGGCCTGGGGGTGAAGGCCGCCGGGCGCGCGCGCATCCTCGTCCGTCACGAACGTCAGCCCGCGCCCGCGGGTGTCGGCCAGGATCCCTTCCAGCGCGGTGCGCTCGTCCATCCCCGCGGGAAAGTGCTGGTATCCCCAGGTGATGGCCAGCTTGTCCCAGGCCCCGATCTCGGCCGTGTACGCCTCGGACAGGTCGATGGTGCCGTCCGCGCGCAGCCTCACCTGGGGGTGGGGGTAGTCCATCACCGACGCGCGGCCCTGCGCGCTGGCGACGTAGTTGTGGGCCAGCCCCAGCGTGTGCCCCACCTCGTGCGCCGAAAGCTGGCGGATGCGGGCCAGCGCCATCCGCTCCATCTCCGGCGGGATCTCCGTCCCGGTGGCGTACGGCGCCAGCAGCCCCTCGGCCAGCAGGTAGTCCTGCCGCACCCGCAGGCTGCCGAGCGACACGTGGCCCTTGATGATCTCGCCCGTACGCGGGTCGGTGACGGTGTTGCCGTAGCTCCATCCGCGCGTGGAGCGGTGCACCCACTGGATGACGTTGTAGCGCGCGTCCAGCGGGTCCATCCCCGGCGGCATCACCTCCACCCGGAACGCGTCGCGGTAACCGGCGGCCTCGAACGCCTGGTTCCACCAGCGCGCCCCCTCCACCAGCGCCGAGCGGATGGGCTCGGGCGCGCCGCGGTCCACGTAGTAGACGATGGGCCGCACCGGCTCGCTGACCGCGGCGGTGGGATCTCGCTTCTCCAGCCGGTGGCGCGAGATGTAGCGCTGCACCACCTCTTCGCCCACGGGGGTGGCGTAGTCGAAGAACGAGATGCCGAAGAAGCCGGCGCGCGGGTCGCTGCGGCGCGGCTGGTACCCCGGCGGGGGAAGCGCCACGAACGAGTGCCGCTGGCGGATCGTGACGGCCTCGGGCGTGGGCGCCACGGTGCGGACGAGGGCGCCCGGGGCGTCGCCGGTAAAGGTGAGCGTCACCTCTACCTCGGTGTTGCGCGGAAACGCCTTGGTGTTCGGCAGGTACAGCGCGCTGCGGGTGGCGTCCAGCTTGTAGTCGCCCTGGCGGGCGCGCTTGAGGGCGGGGATCACGCCGTGCGCGTCGCGCAGCACGAAGTCCGTCGCATCCACCAGCACCCGCCCGTCCGTCTCGGCCCCGACGGTAAAGCCCCACAACACCGACTGCGCGAACGACTCTTCCACCGCGCGGCGCTCGTCGGGGTCTTCGCTCACCGCGCGGTAGGCCTGGTTGGGCTGCACCATCAGCACGCGGGGGCCCACGCGGTCGAAGCGCACCAGCCGCTCGCCGCCGATCTGCCCGCGGTCCAGCCCCACGTCGTTGGAGCCCAGCCCGGAGGGGAGCGAGACGACGTAGATCAGCTCCTCGCCGGCGCGGGGGATCTCCATCCACAGCTTGCCGGCGGCGACGTCCCAGTACACGGGGACGAAGCCGTCGCGGCGGTCCATGCCGCGCGTCTTTTCGGCGATGGAGGGGAGCGGACCTTGCGCGGCGGCGTCCAGGGATGCCGTAAACAGCGCGAGGGCCAGACCGGCTGCGGTCACGAATCGCGGTGCGGATCGCATAAGCCTTGCTTGGGAAAGTGCACGTGCGAGGGGCCGCGCAACGATAGGTGCGCGCGGCGGTTCCGGCAACATGAAAAGGCGCTGCAAGGCCCTTATCGCTACGAAGTAGCCAACGTGTGCACGATGTGGACGACGGACGTCCCGAGAGGATTTATTGTGGACAAAGTAGTCAAACCGGCGTCTCATTCGCTGCCGCACGCCGCGGGCTGACGTGGCCGCGGCGCCGGAGTTCCGCCCCATGCTCGCCACGCTCGCCCGCGACCTGCCGGCGGGCGGAGAGTGGACGTTCGAGCCCAAGTACGATGGCATCCGCGCCTTCGCCATCGTCACCGCGGGGGCCGTGGTCCTGCTGACGCGCAACGGCAACGACAAGGCGTCCCAGTTTCCCGAGCTGGTCGCAGCCCTCCGCGACCTTCGCGAACGCCACGGCGCCGACCTGGTGCTGGATGGCGAGATCGTCGCCCTGCGCGCGGGCCAGGTGGTTCGCTTCGAGGCGCTCGCCGGTCGCATGCACACCGAGAATCCCCGCTCCATCGCA from the Longimicrobium sp. genome contains:
- the lepB gene encoding signal peptidase I translates to MAKPPNDAPSRRRADTEPHHSAPLKGQRARKAVKSGATATAGGAVEGIKSVLWAVLLFFVIRTFIITAYSIPSESMEESLLIGDYLMANNALFGATIPFTSIKLPSIRDPHPGEIVVFRPGYNEPRIDVVKRVIGVPGDTLQMRDKVIYRNGKRLDESYARYLDEGDDPIPEFGSGMMMDPTVRTDAYGSHNHYPLLVPSVDKRAYRPSRNNWGPLVIPPGKYWLMGDNRDRSLDSRFMGPVPRVDIRGKPLFIYFSYDKMDADAAFPRPITAARWDRFFDRVR
- a CDS encoding cytochrome P450 — encoded protein: MSLSLPAAPASLAHLPDPPGPEKRPSLRHLLAFRRDPLGDFQRMSARWGDVVMFHLANRRAYLLTHPDLVRDVLVTHHRNFIKSLALQRARVLLGNGLLTSEGEFHLRQRRLAQPAFHKDKIAAMAAAMVRHAERTAQSWRPGMEFDTGREMTRMALAIAGDTLMGADVGAEAEEINRSLTDSLALFDRLHNPFAPLLDRLPVPGTLRMKRARRQLDATIYRAIDLRRRSGEDRDDLLGLLLAARDEEGDGGGMTDLQLRDEMLTLFLAGHETTANALAWTWHLLAQNPDAESRLHDELRTVLGGRAPGADDYPALPYTRAVLAESMRLYPPAWTIGREPLEDFEAGGYRIRAGSIVLVSPWVVHRDARWWSEPLEFRPERWLGDAEASHPRYAYFPFGGGPRKCIGEGFAWMEGVLALATLARRWRLRPVPGAAPTPQPRITLRAIGVQMRVEAV
- a CDS encoding zinc-dependent metalloprotease; this encodes MTAAGLALALFTASLDAAAQGPLPSIAEKTRGMDRRDGFVPVYWDVAAGKLWMEIPRAGEELIYVVSLPSGLGSNDVGLDRGQIGGERLVRFDRVGPRVLMVQPNQAYRAVSEDPDERRAVEESFAQSVLWGFTVGAETDGRVLVDATDFVLRDAHGVIPALKRARQGDYKLDATRSALYLPNTKAFPRNTEVEVTLTFTGDAPGALVRTVAPTPEAVTIRQRHSFVALPPPGYQPRRSDPRAGFFGISFFDYATPVGEEVVQRYISRHRLEKRDPTAAVSEPVRPIVYYVDRGAPEPIRSALVEGARWWNQAFEAAGYRDAFRVEVMPPGMDPLDARYNVIQWVHRSTRGWSYGNTVTDPRTGEIIKGHVSLGSLRVRQDYLLAEGLLAPYATGTEIPPEMERMALARIRQLSAHEVGHTLGLAHNYVASAQGRASVMDYPHPQVRLRADGTIDLSEAYTAEIGAWDKLAITWGYQHFPAGMDERTALEGILADTRGRGLTFVTDEDARAPGGLHPQAHLWDNGADAAAELRRTMAVRRAALERFGERAIRAGRPLATIEEALVPLYLHHRYQAEAAVKVLGGMSYTYALRGDRQDPLTPVPASVQRAALEALMLTLDPAELAMPRPLLELIPPRPFTYGAHRELFNRWTGLGFDAVSPAASAADLTVGLLLNDERAARLVQQNALNPAMPGLEWTLDQLVRGTFGRRHADPYLAEIDRAVERVVVEHLMRLAGTAPMPQVRAVAAGQLMQIRTSYGFEHTPSSPEQAHRALLTADITRFLEREYTPEQRITPPAIPPGAPIGDDGEF